In Musa acuminata AAA Group cultivar baxijiao chromosome BXJ3-11, Cavendish_Baxijiao_AAA, whole genome shotgun sequence, one DNA window encodes the following:
- the LOC135653362 gene encoding protein TPR1-like isoform X4: MSSLSRELVFLILQFLDEEKFKESVHKLEQEAGFFFNMKYFEEKVQAGEWEEAEKYLSGYTKVDDNRYSMKIFFEIRKQKYLEALDRHDRAKAVETLIKDLKVFSTFNEDLYKEITQLLTLENFRENEQLSKYGDTKSARSTMLVELKKLIEANPLFREKLVFPTLKASRLRTLINQSLNWQHQLCKTPRSNPDIKTLFMDHACAPPNGARASPVSVPVAAVPKAVGTYTPLGAHGPFPPQAAANASALAGWMANAAASSSVQSAVVAPSSIPLPPNQAVPILKRPRTPPNAIGMSNYQNAESEQMMKRLRSGAHPVDEVSYPAPHPQVTWSLDDLPRVVACSLTEGSNVTSMDFHPFHHTSLLVGSNTGEITLWEIGIQQKLVSKPFRVWDTAACSPQFQSAIVKDSSISVTRVIWSPDGSLIGVAFSKHLIHIHEYQAPNDLRLFELRQFDLRQLLEIDAHVGGVNDIAFSQRDERLCVVTCGDDKLIKVWDLSGQRLYVFEGHEAPVYSICPHRKENIQFIFSTSVDGKIKAWLYDNVGSMVDFNTPGHLFTTMVYSADGSRLFSCGTSKDGDCILVEWNESEGSIKRQYSGFRKKSTVVVQFDTSQNHFLAAGEDNQIKFWSVDSINMLASTDADGGLPSRPHLRFNKKGNLLAVATVDNGFKVLANADGLAALRAFGNRSFEPFRAQHEATPIRVSNSPVVASISPNISNVESLDRNSPAKPSTVLNGGDITPRNVDKPRISEELPDKMKSWELAEVFNPQQCRVATMPETDSASKVTRLLYTNSGVGLLALGSNAIQRVWKWSRNEQNPSGKATASVVPQHWQPNSGLLMTNDVSDTSPEEAVPCIALSKNDSYVMSACGGKVSLFNMMTFKVMTTFMSPPPASTFLAFHPQDNNIIAIGMEDSTIHIYNVKVDEVQTKLKGHQKRISGLAFSNNLNILVSSGADAQLYIWSTETWEKKKSVAIQLPEGTKSVGDTRVQFNSDQSRLLVVHETQLAIYDTLKIERIHQWVPQDALPAPISYASYSCFSELVYASFCDGNIGVFDADNLRLRCRIAPSTYMSPAAASSNPTYPLVIAAHPQEPNQFAVGLTDGAVKVIEPSKSEGRWGAPTPVDNGVHVRRMQTLSTTSNPAADQPQR, from the exons ATGTCGTCGCTGAGTCGGGAGCTGGTGTTCCTGATACTCCAGTTCCTGGATGAGGAGAAGTTCAAGGAATCCGTGCACAA GCTTGAGCAGGAAGCGGGGTTTTTCTTTAATATGAAATACTTCGAGGAGAAGGTGCAGGCGGGAGAGTGGGAGGAAGCGGAGAAGTACCTCTCGGGATACACCAAGGTTGATGATAACAGGTATTCGATGAAGATTTTCTTCGAGATTAGGAAGCAGAAGTATCTAGAGGCGCTTGACAG GCATGACAGGGCAAAGGCAGTTGAAACACTCATAAAGGATCTCAAGGTTTTCTCAACGTTTAATGAGGATTTGTATAAAGAAATTACTCAGCTTCTCACCCTTGAAAACTTTAG GGAAAACGAGCAGTTGTCTAAATATGGTGATACTAAGTCTGCTAGAAGTACCATGCTGGTAGAGCTCAAGAAGTTAATTGAAGCAAATCCTCTCTTTCGAGAAAAACTTGTCTTTCCTACACTTAAAGCTTCACGCCTGCGAACTCTGATTAATCAAAG CTTGAACTGGCAGCATCAACTCTGTAAGACTCCAAGGTCAAATCCTGACATCAAGACATTGTTCATGGACCATGCTTGCGCCCCTCCAAATGGAGCTCGTGCTTCACCAGTCTCTGTTCCTGTTGCAGCTGTTCCAAAGGCTGTTGGTACATATACACCACTTGGTGCTCATGGG CCATTTCCACCCCAGGCAGCTGCAAATGCTAGTGCTTTAGCTGGTTGGATGGCTAACGCTGCTGCTTCATCCTCTGTCCAGTCTGCTGTTGTTGCACCATCATCAATACCTCTTCCACCAAATCAAG CAGTCCCCATCTTGAAACGCCCAAGAACTCCTCCGAATGCTATTGGCATGTCAAACTATCAAAATGCTGAATCTGAGCAGATGATGAAACGTCTACGGTCTGGCGCACATCCAGTTGACGAG GTTAGCTATCCTGCACCTCACCCACAAGTTACATGGTCGCTGGATGACCTGCCAAGAGTTGTAGCCTGCTCCTTGACAGAGGGATCCAATGTGACTAGCATGGACTTTCATCCTTTTCATCATACATCACTTCTTG TGGGCTCCAACACTGGTGAAATCACACTTTGGGAGATTGGTATCCAGCAGAAGTTGGTGTCCAAGCCATTTAGAGTATGGGATACGGCTGCTTGTTCACCACAATTCCAG AGTGCCATTGTCAAAGACTCTTCTATATCTGTCACTCGAGTTATTTGGAGTCCAGATGGAAGTTTAATAG GGGTTGCATTCTCGAAGCACTTGATTCATATACATGAATATCAAGCACCAAATGATCTCCGTCTATTTGAACTCCGCCAATTTGATCTCCGCCAACTTTTAGAG ATTGATGCTCATGTTGGTGGAGTCAATGATATTGCATTCTCTCAACGAGATGAACGACTGTGTGTGGTCACTTGTGGAGATGATAAGCTAATAAAG GTATGGGATCTAAGTGGTCAAAGGCTTTATGTCTTTGAAGGACATGAAGCACCTGTCTATTCTATATGCCCCCACCGCAAGGAGAATATTCAG TTTATCTTCTCAACTTCCGTTGATGGAAAAATAAAGGCTTGGCTGTATGACAACGTGGGATCTATGGTTGACTTTAATACCCCTGGGCACTTGTTTACCACAATGGTTTACAGTGCCGATGGAAGTCG ACTCTTCTCATGTGGGACTAGCAAAGATGGGGACTGTATTCTTGTTGAGTGGAATGAAAGTGAGGGATCCATAAAGAGGCAATATTCTGGGTTCCGGAAGAAGTCCACGGTTGTTGTTCAGTTTGACACTTCCCAGAATCATTTTTTGGCTGCTGGTGAAGATAACCAAATAAAATTTTGGAGTGTTGACAGCATTAACATGCTGGCAAGTACTGATGCTGATGGTGGACTTCCT AGTCGTCcacatttgagattcaacaagaaaggAAATCTTCTTGCTGTTGCAACAGTAGATAATGGCTTTAAAGTATTAGCTAATGCAGATGGCCTTGCGGCACTACGAGCCTTTGGAAATCGCTCTTTTGAACCATTTAGAGCTCAACATGAAGCTACTCCTATCAGG gTCTCAAATTCTCCTGTGGTGGCAAGCATCTCACCAAACATCAGTAATGTTGAATCATTGGACAGAAATTCTCCTGCGAAACCATCTACTGTTCTT AATGGAGGTGATATAACTCCTAGAAATGTAGATAAGCCAAGAATATCAGAAGAATTGCCAGATAAGATGAAGTCATGGGAGTTGGCCGAAGTTTTTAATCCACAACAATGCCGAGTTGCTACCATGCCAGAGACTGATTCTGCCAGCAAG GTCACAAGGCTTCTTTATACAAATTCTGGTGTTGGCTTATTAGCTCTGGGGTCCAATGCTATTCAGAGGGTGTGGAAATGGAGTCGCAATGAGCAGAATCCAAGTGGCAAG GCCACGGCTAGTGTTGTGCCGCAGCATTGGCAACCAaacagtggtcttcttatgaCCAATGATGTATCGGATACAAGTCCAGAAGAGGCAGTTCCTTGTATTGCGCTCTCAAAGAATGACTCGTATGTAATGTCTGCATGTGGTGGGAAGGTTTCCTTATTTAACATGATGACATTCAAG GTAATGACAACTTTCATGTCACCCCCACCTGCTTCGACATTCTTAGCATTCCACCCACAGGACAACAACATTATAGCAATTGGAATGGAAGATTCAACCATCCACATATACAATGTTAAGGTGGATGAG GTCCAAACAAAATTGAAAGGTCACCAGAAGCGCATAAGTGGGCTGGCATTTTCCAACAATCTTAATATACTTGTATCTTCTGGAGCTGATGCACAG CTCTACATATGGAGTACTGAGACTTGGGAGAAGAAGAAATCTGTAGCTATTCAACTGCCTGAAGGGACGAAGTCAGTTGGTGACACCCGAGTCCAGTTTAATTCTGATCAAAGCCGCTTGTTAGTTGTCCACGAAACACAGCTAGCTATATATGACACCTTGAAAATTGAGCGTATCCATCAG TGGGTTCCTCAAGATGCCTTACCTGCTCCTATATCGTATGCTTCATATTCGTGTTTCAGCGAACTTGTTTATGCTTCCTTTTGTGATGGTAATATTGGTGTCTTCGATGCTGACAACTTGAGATTAAGATGCCGAATTGCCCCATCCACATACATGTCACCTGCTGCTGCAAGCAG CAACCCAACATATCCTCTTGTGATTGCGGCCCATCCGCAAGAGCCAAATCAATTTGCAGTTGGTTTGACAGACGGAGCAGTAAAAGTAATAGAGCCATCAAAGTCCGAAGGAAGGTGGGGGGCTCCCACACCTGTTGATAATGGGGTACATGTTCGCAGGATGCAGACATTATCAACTACAAGCAATCCTGCTGCGGACCAGCCCCAAAGATGA
- the LOC135653362 gene encoding protein TPR1-like isoform X1, translated as MSSLSRELVFLILQFLDEEKFKESVHKLEQEAGFFFNMKYFEEKVQAGEWEEAEKYLSGYTKVDDNRYSMKIFFEIRKQKYLEALDRHDRAKAVETLIKDLKVFSTFNEDLYKEITQLLTLENFRENEQLSKYGDTKSARSTMLVELKKLIEANPLFREKLVFPTLKASRLRTLINQSLNWQHQLCKTPRSNPDIKTLFMDHACAPPNGARASPVSVPVAAVPKAVGTYTPLGAHGPFPPQAAANASALAGWMANAAASSSVQSAVVAPSSIPLPPNQVPILKRPRTPPNAIGMSNYQNAESEQMMKRLRSGAHPVDEVSYPAPHPQVTWSLDDLPRVVACSLTEGSNVTSMDFHPFHHTSLLVGSNTGEITLWEIGIQQKLVSKPFRVWDTAACSPQFQSAIVKDSSISVTRVIWSPDGSLIGVAFSKHLIHIHEYQAPNDLRLFELRQFDLRQLLEIDAHVGGVNDIAFSQRDERLCVVTCGDDKLIKVLTVKSCLLFKFSYFHLLLWIFLQKLQVWDLSGQRLYVFEGHEAPVYSICPHRKENIQFIFSTSVDGKIKAWLYDNVGSMVDFNTPGHLFTTMVYSADGSRLFSCGTSKDGDCILVEWNESEGSIKRQYSGFRKKSTVVVQFDTSQNHFLAAGEDNQIKFWSVDSINMLASTDADGGLPSRPHLRFNKKGNLLAVATVDNGFKVLANADGLAALRAFGNRSFEPFRAQHEATPIRVSNSPVVASISPNISNVESLDRNSPAKPSTVLNGGDITPRNVDKPRISEELPDKMKSWELAEVFNPQQCRVATMPETDSASKVTRLLYTNSGVGLLALGSNAIQRVWKWSRNEQNPSGKATASVVPQHWQPNSGLLMTNDVSDTSPEEAVPCIALSKNDSYVMSACGGKVSLFNMMTFKVMTTFMSPPPASTFLAFHPQDNNIIAIGMEDSTIHIYNVKVDEVQTKLKGHQKRISGLAFSNNLNILVSSGADAQLYIWSTETWEKKKSVAIQLPEGTKSVGDTRVQFNSDQSRLLVVHETQLAIYDTLKIERIHQWVPQDALPAPISYASYSCFSELVYASFCDGNIGVFDADNLRLRCRIAPSTYMSPAAASSNPTYPLVIAAHPQEPNQFAVGLTDGAVKVIEPSKSEGRWGAPTPVDNGVHVRRMQTLSTTSNPAADQPQR; from the exons ATGTCGTCGCTGAGTCGGGAGCTGGTGTTCCTGATACTCCAGTTCCTGGATGAGGAGAAGTTCAAGGAATCCGTGCACAA GCTTGAGCAGGAAGCGGGGTTTTTCTTTAATATGAAATACTTCGAGGAGAAGGTGCAGGCGGGAGAGTGGGAGGAAGCGGAGAAGTACCTCTCGGGATACACCAAGGTTGATGATAACAGGTATTCGATGAAGATTTTCTTCGAGATTAGGAAGCAGAAGTATCTAGAGGCGCTTGACAG GCATGACAGGGCAAAGGCAGTTGAAACACTCATAAAGGATCTCAAGGTTTTCTCAACGTTTAATGAGGATTTGTATAAAGAAATTACTCAGCTTCTCACCCTTGAAAACTTTAG GGAAAACGAGCAGTTGTCTAAATATGGTGATACTAAGTCTGCTAGAAGTACCATGCTGGTAGAGCTCAAGAAGTTAATTGAAGCAAATCCTCTCTTTCGAGAAAAACTTGTCTTTCCTACACTTAAAGCTTCACGCCTGCGAACTCTGATTAATCAAAG CTTGAACTGGCAGCATCAACTCTGTAAGACTCCAAGGTCAAATCCTGACATCAAGACATTGTTCATGGACCATGCTTGCGCCCCTCCAAATGGAGCTCGTGCTTCACCAGTCTCTGTTCCTGTTGCAGCTGTTCCAAAGGCTGTTGGTACATATACACCACTTGGTGCTCATGGG CCATTTCCACCCCAGGCAGCTGCAAATGCTAGTGCTTTAGCTGGTTGGATGGCTAACGCTGCTGCTTCATCCTCTGTCCAGTCTGCTGTTGTTGCACCATCATCAATACCTCTTCCACCAAATCAAG TCCCCATCTTGAAACGCCCAAGAACTCCTCCGAATGCTATTGGCATGTCAAACTATCAAAATGCTGAATCTGAGCAGATGATGAAACGTCTACGGTCTGGCGCACATCCAGTTGACGAG GTTAGCTATCCTGCACCTCACCCACAAGTTACATGGTCGCTGGATGACCTGCCAAGAGTTGTAGCCTGCTCCTTGACAGAGGGATCCAATGTGACTAGCATGGACTTTCATCCTTTTCATCATACATCACTTCTTG TGGGCTCCAACACTGGTGAAATCACACTTTGGGAGATTGGTATCCAGCAGAAGTTGGTGTCCAAGCCATTTAGAGTATGGGATACGGCTGCTTGTTCACCACAATTCCAG AGTGCCATTGTCAAAGACTCTTCTATATCTGTCACTCGAGTTATTTGGAGTCCAGATGGAAGTTTAATAG GGGTTGCATTCTCGAAGCACTTGATTCATATACATGAATATCAAGCACCAAATGATCTCCGTCTATTTGAACTCCGCCAATTTGATCTCCGCCAACTTTTAGAG ATTGATGCTCATGTTGGTGGAGTCAATGATATTGCATTCTCTCAACGAGATGAACGACTGTGTGTGGTCACTTGTGGAGATGATAAGCTAATAAAGGTGTTAACTGTCAAATCCTGTCTTTTGTTTAAATTCTCATATTTTCACCTTCTTTTATGGATATTTTTGCAAAAACTGCAGGTATGGGATCTAAGTGGTCAAAGGCTTTATGTCTTTGAAGGACATGAAGCACCTGTCTATTCTATATGCCCCCACCGCAAGGAGAATATTCAG TTTATCTTCTCAACTTCCGTTGATGGAAAAATAAAGGCTTGGCTGTATGACAACGTGGGATCTATGGTTGACTTTAATACCCCTGGGCACTTGTTTACCACAATGGTTTACAGTGCCGATGGAAGTCG ACTCTTCTCATGTGGGACTAGCAAAGATGGGGACTGTATTCTTGTTGAGTGGAATGAAAGTGAGGGATCCATAAAGAGGCAATATTCTGGGTTCCGGAAGAAGTCCACGGTTGTTGTTCAGTTTGACACTTCCCAGAATCATTTTTTGGCTGCTGGTGAAGATAACCAAATAAAATTTTGGAGTGTTGACAGCATTAACATGCTGGCAAGTACTGATGCTGATGGTGGACTTCCT AGTCGTCcacatttgagattcaacaagaaaggAAATCTTCTTGCTGTTGCAACAGTAGATAATGGCTTTAAAGTATTAGCTAATGCAGATGGCCTTGCGGCACTACGAGCCTTTGGAAATCGCTCTTTTGAACCATTTAGAGCTCAACATGAAGCTACTCCTATCAGG gTCTCAAATTCTCCTGTGGTGGCAAGCATCTCACCAAACATCAGTAATGTTGAATCATTGGACAGAAATTCTCCTGCGAAACCATCTACTGTTCTT AATGGAGGTGATATAACTCCTAGAAATGTAGATAAGCCAAGAATATCAGAAGAATTGCCAGATAAGATGAAGTCATGGGAGTTGGCCGAAGTTTTTAATCCACAACAATGCCGAGTTGCTACCATGCCAGAGACTGATTCTGCCAGCAAG GTCACAAGGCTTCTTTATACAAATTCTGGTGTTGGCTTATTAGCTCTGGGGTCCAATGCTATTCAGAGGGTGTGGAAATGGAGTCGCAATGAGCAGAATCCAAGTGGCAAG GCCACGGCTAGTGTTGTGCCGCAGCATTGGCAACCAaacagtggtcttcttatgaCCAATGATGTATCGGATACAAGTCCAGAAGAGGCAGTTCCTTGTATTGCGCTCTCAAAGAATGACTCGTATGTAATGTCTGCATGTGGTGGGAAGGTTTCCTTATTTAACATGATGACATTCAAG GTAATGACAACTTTCATGTCACCCCCACCTGCTTCGACATTCTTAGCATTCCACCCACAGGACAACAACATTATAGCAATTGGAATGGAAGATTCAACCATCCACATATACAATGTTAAGGTGGATGAG GTCCAAACAAAATTGAAAGGTCACCAGAAGCGCATAAGTGGGCTGGCATTTTCCAACAATCTTAATATACTTGTATCTTCTGGAGCTGATGCACAG CTCTACATATGGAGTACTGAGACTTGGGAGAAGAAGAAATCTGTAGCTATTCAACTGCCTGAAGGGACGAAGTCAGTTGGTGACACCCGAGTCCAGTTTAATTCTGATCAAAGCCGCTTGTTAGTTGTCCACGAAACACAGCTAGCTATATATGACACCTTGAAAATTGAGCGTATCCATCAG TGGGTTCCTCAAGATGCCTTACCTGCTCCTATATCGTATGCTTCATATTCGTGTTTCAGCGAACTTGTTTATGCTTCCTTTTGTGATGGTAATATTGGTGTCTTCGATGCTGACAACTTGAGATTAAGATGCCGAATTGCCCCATCCACATACATGTCACCTGCTGCTGCAAGCAG CAACCCAACATATCCTCTTGTGATTGCGGCCCATCCGCAAGAGCCAAATCAATTTGCAGTTGGTTTGACAGACGGAGCAGTAAAAGTAATAGAGCCATCAAAGTCCGAAGGAAGGTGGGGGGCTCCCACACCTGTTGATAATGGGGTACATGTTCGCAGGATGCAGACATTATCAACTACAAGCAATCCTGCTGCGGACCAGCCCCAAAGATGA
- the LOC135653362 gene encoding protein TPR1-like isoform X5 yields MSSLSRELVFLILQFLDEEKFKESVHKLEQEAGFFFNMKYFEEKVQAGEWEEAEKYLSGYTKVDDNRYSMKIFFEIRKQKYLEALDRHDRAKAVETLIKDLKVFSTFNEDLYKEITQLLTLENFRENEQLSKYGDTKSARSTMLVELKKLIEANPLFREKLVFPTLKASRLRTLINQSLNWQHQLCKTPRSNPDIKTLFMDHACAPPNGARASPVSVPVAAVPKAVGTYTPLGAHGPFPPQAAANASALAGWMANAAASSSVQSAVVAPSSIPLPPNQVPILKRPRTPPNAIGMSNYQNAESEQMMKRLRSGAHPVDEVSYPAPHPQVTWSLDDLPRVVACSLTEGSNVTSMDFHPFHHTSLLVGSNTGEITLWEIGIQQKLVSKPFRVWDTAACSPQFQSAIVKDSSISVTRVIWSPDGSLIGVAFSKHLIHIHEYQAPNDLRLFELRQFDLRQLLEIDAHVGGVNDIAFSQRDERLCVVTCGDDKLIKVWDLSGQRLYVFEGHEAPVYSICPHRKENIQFIFSTSVDGKIKAWLYDNVGSMVDFNTPGHLFTTMVYSADGSRLFSCGTSKDGDCILVEWNESEGSIKRQYSGFRKKSTVVVQFDTSQNHFLAAGEDNQIKFWSVDSINMLASTDADGGLPSRPHLRFNKKGNLLAVATVDNGFKVLANADGLAALRAFGNRSFEPFRAQHEATPIRVSNSPVVASISPNISNVESLDRNSPAKPSTVLNGGDITPRNVDKPRISEELPDKMKSWELAEVFNPQQCRVATMPETDSASKVTRLLYTNSGVGLLALGSNAIQRVWKWSRNEQNPSGKATASVVPQHWQPNSGLLMTNDVSDTSPEEAVPCIALSKNDSYVMSACGGKVSLFNMMTFKVMTTFMSPPPASTFLAFHPQDNNIIAIGMEDSTIHIYNVKVDEVQTKLKGHQKRISGLAFSNNLNILVSSGADAQLYIWSTETWEKKKSVAIQLPEGTKSVGDTRVQFNSDQSRLLVVHETQLAIYDTLKIERIHQWVPQDALPAPISYASYSCFSELVYASFCDGNIGVFDADNLRLRCRIAPSTYMSPAAASSNPTYPLVIAAHPQEPNQFAVGLTDGAVKVIEPSKSEGRWGAPTPVDNGVHVRRMQTLSTTSNPAADQPQR; encoded by the exons ATGTCGTCGCTGAGTCGGGAGCTGGTGTTCCTGATACTCCAGTTCCTGGATGAGGAGAAGTTCAAGGAATCCGTGCACAA GCTTGAGCAGGAAGCGGGGTTTTTCTTTAATATGAAATACTTCGAGGAGAAGGTGCAGGCGGGAGAGTGGGAGGAAGCGGAGAAGTACCTCTCGGGATACACCAAGGTTGATGATAACAGGTATTCGATGAAGATTTTCTTCGAGATTAGGAAGCAGAAGTATCTAGAGGCGCTTGACAG GCATGACAGGGCAAAGGCAGTTGAAACACTCATAAAGGATCTCAAGGTTTTCTCAACGTTTAATGAGGATTTGTATAAAGAAATTACTCAGCTTCTCACCCTTGAAAACTTTAG GGAAAACGAGCAGTTGTCTAAATATGGTGATACTAAGTCTGCTAGAAGTACCATGCTGGTAGAGCTCAAGAAGTTAATTGAAGCAAATCCTCTCTTTCGAGAAAAACTTGTCTTTCCTACACTTAAAGCTTCACGCCTGCGAACTCTGATTAATCAAAG CTTGAACTGGCAGCATCAACTCTGTAAGACTCCAAGGTCAAATCCTGACATCAAGACATTGTTCATGGACCATGCTTGCGCCCCTCCAAATGGAGCTCGTGCTTCACCAGTCTCTGTTCCTGTTGCAGCTGTTCCAAAGGCTGTTGGTACATATACACCACTTGGTGCTCATGGG CCATTTCCACCCCAGGCAGCTGCAAATGCTAGTGCTTTAGCTGGTTGGATGGCTAACGCTGCTGCTTCATCCTCTGTCCAGTCTGCTGTTGTTGCACCATCATCAATACCTCTTCCACCAAATCAAG TCCCCATCTTGAAACGCCCAAGAACTCCTCCGAATGCTATTGGCATGTCAAACTATCAAAATGCTGAATCTGAGCAGATGATGAAACGTCTACGGTCTGGCGCACATCCAGTTGACGAG GTTAGCTATCCTGCACCTCACCCACAAGTTACATGGTCGCTGGATGACCTGCCAAGAGTTGTAGCCTGCTCCTTGACAGAGGGATCCAATGTGACTAGCATGGACTTTCATCCTTTTCATCATACATCACTTCTTG TGGGCTCCAACACTGGTGAAATCACACTTTGGGAGATTGGTATCCAGCAGAAGTTGGTGTCCAAGCCATTTAGAGTATGGGATACGGCTGCTTGTTCACCACAATTCCAG AGTGCCATTGTCAAAGACTCTTCTATATCTGTCACTCGAGTTATTTGGAGTCCAGATGGAAGTTTAATAG GGGTTGCATTCTCGAAGCACTTGATTCATATACATGAATATCAAGCACCAAATGATCTCCGTCTATTTGAACTCCGCCAATTTGATCTCCGCCAACTTTTAGAG ATTGATGCTCATGTTGGTGGAGTCAATGATATTGCATTCTCTCAACGAGATGAACGACTGTGTGTGGTCACTTGTGGAGATGATAAGCTAATAAAG GTATGGGATCTAAGTGGTCAAAGGCTTTATGTCTTTGAAGGACATGAAGCACCTGTCTATTCTATATGCCCCCACCGCAAGGAGAATATTCAG TTTATCTTCTCAACTTCCGTTGATGGAAAAATAAAGGCTTGGCTGTATGACAACGTGGGATCTATGGTTGACTTTAATACCCCTGGGCACTTGTTTACCACAATGGTTTACAGTGCCGATGGAAGTCG ACTCTTCTCATGTGGGACTAGCAAAGATGGGGACTGTATTCTTGTTGAGTGGAATGAAAGTGAGGGATCCATAAAGAGGCAATATTCTGGGTTCCGGAAGAAGTCCACGGTTGTTGTTCAGTTTGACACTTCCCAGAATCATTTTTTGGCTGCTGGTGAAGATAACCAAATAAAATTTTGGAGTGTTGACAGCATTAACATGCTGGCAAGTACTGATGCTGATGGTGGACTTCCT AGTCGTCcacatttgagattcaacaagaaaggAAATCTTCTTGCTGTTGCAACAGTAGATAATGGCTTTAAAGTATTAGCTAATGCAGATGGCCTTGCGGCACTACGAGCCTTTGGAAATCGCTCTTTTGAACCATTTAGAGCTCAACATGAAGCTACTCCTATCAGG gTCTCAAATTCTCCTGTGGTGGCAAGCATCTCACCAAACATCAGTAATGTTGAATCATTGGACAGAAATTCTCCTGCGAAACCATCTACTGTTCTT AATGGAGGTGATATAACTCCTAGAAATGTAGATAAGCCAAGAATATCAGAAGAATTGCCAGATAAGATGAAGTCATGGGAGTTGGCCGAAGTTTTTAATCCACAACAATGCCGAGTTGCTACCATGCCAGAGACTGATTCTGCCAGCAAG GTCACAAGGCTTCTTTATACAAATTCTGGTGTTGGCTTATTAGCTCTGGGGTCCAATGCTATTCAGAGGGTGTGGAAATGGAGTCGCAATGAGCAGAATCCAAGTGGCAAG GCCACGGCTAGTGTTGTGCCGCAGCATTGGCAACCAaacagtggtcttcttatgaCCAATGATGTATCGGATACAAGTCCAGAAGAGGCAGTTCCTTGTATTGCGCTCTCAAAGAATGACTCGTATGTAATGTCTGCATGTGGTGGGAAGGTTTCCTTATTTAACATGATGACATTCAAG GTAATGACAACTTTCATGTCACCCCCACCTGCTTCGACATTCTTAGCATTCCACCCACAGGACAACAACATTATAGCAATTGGAATGGAAGATTCAACCATCCACATATACAATGTTAAGGTGGATGAG GTCCAAACAAAATTGAAAGGTCACCAGAAGCGCATAAGTGGGCTGGCATTTTCCAACAATCTTAATATACTTGTATCTTCTGGAGCTGATGCACAG CTCTACATATGGAGTACTGAGACTTGGGAGAAGAAGAAATCTGTAGCTATTCAACTGCCTGAAGGGACGAAGTCAGTTGGTGACACCCGAGTCCAGTTTAATTCTGATCAAAGCCGCTTGTTAGTTGTCCACGAAACACAGCTAGCTATATATGACACCTTGAAAATTGAGCGTATCCATCAG TGGGTTCCTCAAGATGCCTTACCTGCTCCTATATCGTATGCTTCATATTCGTGTTTCAGCGAACTTGTTTATGCTTCCTTTTGTGATGGTAATATTGGTGTCTTCGATGCTGACAACTTGAGATTAAGATGCCGAATTGCCCCATCCACATACATGTCACCTGCTGCTGCAAGCAG CAACCCAACATATCCTCTTGTGATTGCGGCCCATCCGCAAGAGCCAAATCAATTTGCAGTTGGTTTGACAGACGGAGCAGTAAAAGTAATAGAGCCATCAAAGTCCGAAGGAAGGTGGGGGGCTCCCACACCTGTTGATAATGGGGTACATGTTCGCAGGATGCAGACATTATCAACTACAAGCAATCCTGCTGCGGACCAGCCCCAAAGATGA